One uncultured Methanobrevibacter sp. DNA segment encodes these proteins:
- a CDS encoding GNAT family N-acetyltransferase — translation MEFVIKEIDNNGAEIEDVKSFLYGQIKKEYGIGPDMRFHYDIEGIEEYYINPSCNSFFIAYDGDKIVATAGIRAYDKDYEYFRGMYSKEDTASIWRLMVDENYRRYGLARKLVGKIESFSKLEGYSKIYLHTHRYLDAALPFWKSLGYKIVLEEDDYDETTHMEKCLN, via the coding sequence ATGGAATTTGTTATTAAGGAAATTGACAACAACGGCGCTGAAATAGAAGATGTCAAATCTTTTTTATATGGCCAGATTAAAAAGGAATATGGCATTGGTCCTGACATGAGATTTCATTATGATATAGAAGGCATTGAAGAATATTACATCAATCCTTCATGCAATAGCTTTTTCATTGCATATGATGGTGATAAGATTGTTGCAACTGCAGGAATCAGAGCCTATGACAAGGACTATGAATATTTTAGGGGAATGTACTCTAAAGAGGATACTGCCAGTATCTGGAGACTGATGGTTGATGAAAATTACAGAAGGTATGGTCTGGCCCGTAAACTTGTAGGCAAAATTGAATCGTTTTCCAAGCTTGAAGGATACAGCAAAATCTATTTGCATACTCACAGGTATCTTGATGCTGCTTTGCCTTTCTGGAAATCTTTGGGTTATAAAATAGTTCTGGAAGAAGATGACTATGATGAAACAACTCATATGGAAAAATGTTTAAATTAA